Proteins from one Mus pahari chromosome 10, PAHARI_EIJ_v1.1, whole genome shotgun sequence genomic window:
- the Rps27l gene encoding 40S ribosomal protein S27-like, whose translation MPLARDLLHPSLEEEKKKHKKKRLVQSPNSYFMDVKCPGCYKITTVFSHAQTVVLCVGCSTVLCQPTGGKARLTEGCSFRRKQH comes from the exons ATGCCC CTGGCTAGAGATCTATTACACCCTTCtttggaagaggagaagaaaaaacatAAGAAGAAACGGCTGGTTCAGAGCCCAAATTCTTACTTCATGGATGTGAAATGTCCAg GTTGCTACAAGATTACTACAGTTTTCAGCCATGCCCAGACAGTGGTTCTTTGTGTGGGTTGTTCTACTGTGCTGTGCCAGCCCACAGGAGGAAAAGCCAGGCTCACAGAAG GCTGTTCATTTAGAAGAAAGCAACACTAA